The nucleotide sequence TATCTTCTACATTGTTACTGTCCCAATTTGTCACAAGGACATTGTAATTTACATAGCTCAACCCGTATACATATTTTGCGGTTAATTCCCGGCATTTATCAGAAAGCGGCTTTACCCGATAATATTGTCGCAAACTGGAATGAGGTATCACAATTTCATGGGCGTAAATAAAATAGCCCTTCTCTGTCAATTTAATTTCGGCTATATCACTAACTAGTGTACTGACCTGTTGATATTTAATCAAATAATTCTGGTAACCACAGCTGTTTTGATATATAATAAAAGAAACGGCGGTGATTCCTATGGCAAGACCTAAAAAGTATAATATCCATCTCACAGAAGAAGAATTTAGAAAGTTGAAATCTGTTATCCGTAAGAAGGAAACTTCAAAAACTATCCGCAGCAGATGCCAGGTTATTCTTGATCTGGACGAGGCGCATGGAAAAGTTTTAACTCATGAACAAAGCGCAAAGTCCAATGGTGTCTGTATGGCAACCGTCACCAATACTGTGACGAAATACATCAATGGCGGCATTGACGCAGTTACTGAATTTAAAAGGAACATAAATTC is from Lachnospiraceae bacterium JLR.KK002 and encodes:
- a CDS encoding helix-turn-helix domain-containing protein produces the protein MARPKKYNIHLTEEEFRKLKSVIRKKETSKTIRSRCQVILDLDEAHGKVLTHEQSAKSNGVCMATVTNTVTKYINGGIDAVTEFKRNINSDNARRKVDGRTEARLIELACGPVPEGHSRWTIRLLEEKSKVVLETPVGREAIRNALKKTNFDLTKTTTGASRQKKTRNS